A window of Rhododendron vialii isolate Sample 1 chromosome 13a, ASM3025357v1 contains these coding sequences:
- the LOC131312282 gene encoding F-box protein At5g03100-like, producing the protein MSSRSNSPRFSLSENESSDSGDHPLGERSIEGSDSEASENSGSDRQVSEPSDNSDSDRRRGKRNRHASPVFDESSPKRRRRGGRIRKPAVDVITALPDALILHVLSFLPIKDAIKTQVLSKRWLHLWTYIPSLVFLRESDSSDTSVRDFVTFVDRTLFLCTCSKLKKLGFQFAYETDYASNVNLWTRFATGRGAEELQLDFYHYNMYEDHNNMYEDDSYLLPQLLYTNSSFKTLKFSVCKVIPKGVVCWNSLKKLSIGYAELSEDVIEKILAGSPVLEILELYAFYGFDRLHVSNASVKKLILRDVWEHEEEYPTDGYHSVLEVSAPHLHSLEISGDLCDKICRLGDISSLVDANLNFDMTLYRDRANEHIRFENTLRGLLQSLVHVKKITLGTFAIQVLSMMEAKGLRSALLNCEFLALDTSIRKSLLPGIANILESSPILETLVIIEPSSPCAEYFRPELTGLHNFDENSYWTSKRKPLKCLMLRLQEVKFISLGRYDHDCDFHLSFAQFLLKNARVLQKMVIDLEMLSRNWPKEFVRAARKLSSFARSSPNAVVLF; encoded by the exons ATGTCATCGCGAAGCAACAGTCCGCGCTTTTCCCTAAGCGAAAACGAAAGTTCCGATTCCGGCGACCACCCCCTCGGAGAACGGAGCATTGAAGGCTCTGATTCCGAAGCCAGTGAAAACTCCGGTTCCGACCGCCAGGTATCCGAACCCAGTGATAACTCCGATTCCGACCGTCGCCGTGGAAAAAGAAACAGGCACGCGAGCCCAGTTTTTGACGAATCATCGCCGAAACGGCGGAGGAGGGGTGGCAGGATAAGGAAACCGGCCGTCGATGTGATCACCGCATTGCCCGACGCTTTAATCCTCCACGTTCTCTCCTTCTTACCGATCAAAGATGCCATCAAAACCCAGGTTCTTTCAAAACGATGGCTACATCTCTGGACTTACATCCCATCCCTCGTATTTCTTCGTGAGTCCGATTCCTCTGACACAAGTGTTAGGGACTTTGTTACCTTTGTTGACAGAACCCTCTTCCTCTGCACCTGTTCTAAGCTCAAGAAATTGGGGTTTCAATTTGCATACGAGACGGATTACGCTTCCAATGTCAATCTATGGACTCGATTCGCAACAGGGAGGGGGGCGGAGGAGCTTCAACTTGACTTCTACCATTATAATATGTATGAGGACCATAATAATATGTATGAGGATGATAGTTACTTGCTACCACAACTTCTTTATACTAATTCATCGTTCAAAACATTGAAGTTTTCCGTGTGCAAGGTTATTCCCAAAGGAGTTGTTTGTTGGAATTCGCTGAAGAAATTGTCAATTGGGTATGCGGAGTTGAGTGAAGATGTGATTGAGAAGATATTGGCAGGTAGTCCTGTGTTGGAGATTCTGGAGTTGTATGCCTTTTATGGTTTCGATCGTTTGCATGTTAGTAATGCAAGTGTGAAGAAGTTGATACTAAGAGACGTTTGGGAACATGAAGAAGAATACCCAACCGACGGATACCATTCCGTGTTGGAAGTTTCAGCTCCTCATCTTCATTCATTGGAGATTTCGGGTGATTTATGTGATAAAATTTGTCGGCTTGGGGATATATCTTCTTTGGTTGATGCTAACCTCAATTTTGACATGACGTTGTATAGAGATCGTGCAAATGAGCATATAAGGTTTGAAAATACGTTAAGAGGACTTCTCCAGAGCCTTGTTCATGTGAAGAAGATCACTTTAGGTACTTTTGCTATACAG GTACTAAGTATGATGGAAGCGAAAGGATTGCGCTCTGCACTATTGAACTGTGAGTTTTTAGCATTAGATACGAGTATCCGGAAATCACTCCTCCCTGGGATAGCAAACATACTGGAAAGTTCACCTATTCTGGAGACATTAGTCATAATTGAACCCTCTTCCCCCTGTGCCGAA TACTTTCGTCCTGAACTCACCGGACTTCACAATTTTGACGAAAACAGCTATTGGACATCAAAAAGGAAGCCTTTGAAGTGTTTGATGTTGCGTCTCCAAGAAGTTAAGTTTATCAGTTTAGGAAGGTATGACCATGACTGTGACTTCCACTTGTCTTTTGCACAATTTCTACTGAAGAATGCAAGGGTGCTCCAAAAGATGGTTATTGATCTGGAAATGCTAAGCCGTAATTGGCCAAAGGAATTTGTCCGAGCAGCTCGAAAGCTTTCAAGCTTTGCAAGATCCTCTCCCAACGCAGTAGTTTTGTTCTGA
- the LOC131314444 gene encoding FBD-associated F-box protein At5g56370-like, translating into MSTRSTESGSDSGSSRSHDSDDDDNVESESYDSDHHGRLSDNDSTPVDGPSGHLSDEPSPKWRDGKIKITTVDRISDLTDHLLVHILSFLPIGNAIKTQVPSKRWQFLWTCLPSLHFRSCCRDLADFAAFVTFVEKTLILCNCSKLKKFRVDCDSNYVPDFEPNVSLWTRFAVGKGTEELHLHFDDTDNDMSAECRYRLPQLLFTNASFKVLHFCLCSTAVWCPKELLPGIR; encoded by the coding sequence ATGTCAACAAGAAGCACCGAAAGCGGTAGCGATTCAGGTTCCAGTCGTAGCCACGATTCCGATGACGACGACAATGTCGAAAGCGAAAGCTACGATTCCGACCACCACGGTCGACTAAGCGATAACGACTCGACCCCGGTTGATGGACCCAGCGGCCACTTGTCCGACGAACCCTCTCCGAAATGGCGTGACGGAAAGATAAAGATAACCACCGTTGATCGAATCTCGGATTTGACTGACCATTTACTCGTTCACATTCTCTCCTTCTTACCGATTGGAAATGCCATCAAAACCCAGGTACCGTCGAAACGATGGCAATTCCTATGGACTTGCCTACCATCTCTCCACTTCCGTTCCTGTTGTCGAGACTTAGCTGACTTTGCTGCCTTTGTTACCTTTGTCgagaaaaccctaattctctGCAACTGTTCTAAGCTCAAGAAATTCCGGGTTGATTGCGATAGTAATTACGTGCCAGATTTCGAACCCAATGTTAGTTTATGGACTCGCTTTGCGGTAGGGAAGGGGACGGAGGAGCTTCACCTTCATTTCGACGATACAGATAATGACATGTCTGCCGAATGTCGTTATAGGTTGCCACAGCTTTTGTTTACAAATGCGTCGTTCAAAGTGTTGCACTTCTGTTTGTGCAGTACTGCAGTGTGGTGCCCAAAGGAGCTGTTGCCTGGAATTCGCTAA
- the LOC131314047 gene encoding uncharacterized protein LOC131314047, translating into MSSPSNSEHNSVSEYESSADSDDRPLGQQSIHDSDSEHSENSGSDRQVSESSCNSDSDRQVIGENSHSIRRRGKRNRHVSLVSDESSPEQRRRKPAVDLFTALPDSLLHHVLSFLPIVDAVKTQSVRGREYNRELGKSGIVSVVSEPRSSDCGDRTMADNTRAQEIKRLDESVRKLSDTTNESIQRFTDITDRQAASIEGFKDTMEGIKNLITTLNSKYEQIQEKVSTFSSSPLLPNPNQNQGFARMFQPKLDFPKFFGEDPESWIYKCEKYFELNVIEENQKLHLASLHMEDKAMHWYRWFEKSHTLRNWREFSRVLLLRFGDNAFEDAVGQLTKLRQWSSVKIYQEKFEELANKTKGLTEEFFISCFVSGLKEEIKGGVQMFQPKTISQAMGLARLQEETLEALNKKNRGPLRFFFLLLEHQPEHMNPQLNPQK; encoded by the exons ATGTCGTCGCCAAGCAACAGTGAGCACAATTCTGTAAGCGAATACGAAAGCAGCGCCGATTCCGACGACCGCCCCCTCGGACAACAGAGCATTCACGACTCCGATTCCGAACACAGTGAAAACTCCGGTTCGGACCGCCAGGTATCCGAATCCAGTTGTAACTCCGATTCCGACCGCCAAGTTATCGGTGAAAACTCTCATTCCATCCGTCGCCGTGGGAAAAGAAACAGGCACGTAAGCCTAGTTTCCGACGAATCATCGCCGGAACAGCGGAGGAGGAAACCTGCCGTCGACCTATTCACCGCATTGCCCGACTCTTTACTCCACCACGTTCTCTCCTTCTTACCAATCGTAGACGCCGTCAAGACCCAG TCGGTTAGAGGAAGAGAATATAATCGAGAATTGGGGAAGAGCGGG ATTGTatcagtggtatcagagccacgcTCCTCTGACTGTGGAGATCGCACAATGGCGGATAACACTCGTGCTCAGGAGATCAAACGATTGGATGAATCAGTTCGGAAATTGTCAGACACTACTAATGAATCCATCCAGCGTTTTACCGACATTACGGATCGACAAGCAGCTTCGATTGAGGGTTTCAAAGATACGATGGAGGGAATCAAGAATCTGATCACCACTTTGAACTCGAAGTATGAACAGATCCAAGAAAAGGTATCCAcgttttcttcttctccgttACTTCCAAACCCTAATCAAAACCAGGGTTTCGCTCGTATGTTCCAACCGAAACTTGACTTTCCGAAATTTTTTGGGGAGGATCCAGAGTCTTGGATTTACAAGTGTGAAAAGTATTTCGAGTTGAATGTAATCGAGGAAAATCAAAAGTTACATCTAGCTTCCCTACATATGGAAGATAAGGCAATGCATTGGTATAGGTGGTTTGAGAAGTCCCACACTTTGCGCAATTGGAGAGAATTTTCTAGggttcttcttcttaggtttggGGATAATGCCTTTGAAGATGCTGTGGGTCAATTGACTAAGCTTAGACAGTGGAGTTCTGTCAAAATATACCAAGAAAAGTTTGAGGAATTGGCAAACAAAACCAAAGGTCTCACAGAAGAATTCTTCATTAGTTGttttgttagtggtttaaaggAAGAGATCAAAGGGGGAGTCCAAATGTTCCAGCCCAAAACCATTTCACAGGCCATGGGGCTGGCTAGGTTGCAAGAAGAGACCTTGGAAGCCTTGAACAAGAAGAATAGAGGAcctttgagattttttttccttctactGGAGCACCAACCAGAACATATGAACCCACAACTAAACCCACAGAAGTAG